Part of the Haloarcula laminariae genome is shown below.
AGCGATGAGCGACAAAAACGCACCTCCTGAGTCCACCACTACTATTCCAGAAGCCCACGAGCTCAATGAGAATCACGAGAGCTTGTTCACGGATTTTTTCGAGGCTAGAAGTTACGAAGACACGTCTGTTGGAACGCGAGAAAGCGATATACGAGCATATCTCGACTGGTGTGAAAGGAATGATGTAGAAGCTGATGATGCAGATGATAGTGATATCCACCAATACATCACATCGATAAAAGACGAGAAAGCAGGGCAGACTGTCATCAGTCGAGTCAACAGTGTCTCTATCTTTTACGTGGTCTTGGGGAACGTCGGAGAAGTTGATATCGAGAACCCGTGTGCCTCAATCAACTTACGAGAAGACTACGAGATTAAATCTAACCAGACCAAGCAACTCCAGGTCATCGTAGATAAAACTCGTAGCACAGACGACCCAGGAGCAAAATTAGCACTCAAACCAGAGCAGTTCGAGAAAATATTCGACCACGCTCCGAACCCCAAAATTCGAAACGAATTGATGATGAGACTCGCGTTTGAATGTGGTTTGAGGCCTATAGAAATCAGCCGTCTCAAGGTCAGAGACGTAGATAGAGAGAATCAACATCTTACGGTTGACAGTGCGAAAATCAAGGACCAAGAGGATGAGTTGTACTTCAGGGACCAGTGGTGGACTTCCGACCGAAC
Proteins encoded:
- a CDS encoding tyrosine-type recombinase/integrase; protein product: MSDKNAPPESTTTIPEAHELNENHESLFTDFFEARSYEDTSVGTRESDIRAYLDWCERNDVEADDADDSDIHQYITSIKDEKAGQTVISRVNSVSIFYVVLGNVGEVDIENPCASINLREDYEIKSNQTKQLQVIVDKTRSTDDPGAKLALKPEQFEKIFDHAPNPKIRNELMMRLAFECGLRPIEISRLKVRDVDRENQHLTVDSAKIKDQEDELYFRDQWWTSDRTDYLMYRWLAEKRPDLPTASDPDDPLNLDYEDDDSNDEYLDEQLFLTSHNDELRPSYFGRLIRETACKDEVGLNEVLYIDGNGKKRWLVSGHSARISYITYMANHSPVKIPVLASLCGHKKVETTYSYVYTDDDTLELNQKEYAPLSDD